The window GGAGCAATTGCCGGTCGGGTGGGGCGCCGAGGAGCTGCGCCATCGTCCGGATTTCGGCGGCGCTATGGTCGAGGCGCGGCAGCTTGGCGAGCATCGCGGGGTCGGCGACGCCGCCACGGTAGAGGCTCTGTCGCGGCGCCATCAGGATATTCGCCGTCGCCGAACGAGCGGCGCTGTCCACGGCGATGCGGTCGGGCGATGCCTTCGGGGCGGGATCGGCGATGCCGCGGAAGGCGGGGTCGCCGACGCCATAGAATTTGCCCGGACCCCACGCCATGGCGCGGCCCCGGCGCGCCGTGCGCAGCGCGTCGACCGACGGCAGCACGACGATCGCGCGTTCGAGGCCCAGCCAGGCGGTCGCGCGCAACATGGCGGGATCGATGTCGCCGGCTGCGCCGCCCGCGGGCGGGCGCGACACGAGCGCCGCGAAATTGAGCGCGAGCAGCGGGCCTTCGGGGACGATGATCCAGCGACCCTTGTCCTTGAGCAGCGCAGCGACGGCGGGATCGCCGAACAGCGCCTGATGCACGCGATAGGCGGCGCCGCGATCATAGTGGAGATAGTCGAACAGGTCTTCGCCCGGCACCCGTTCGGTCGCGCCGGAATTTTGCCGGTCGGACAATTGTCCGTGAAGGTCGACCACGACCTGCGCCAGATCGGCGCCGTCGATCGGGATTTCGGTCCAGGCTGATCCCGCGCGGGTCACCGCGAAGGCGATTCCGCGGCTCATCTCGCCGCGCGCATCGGGCATCCCGGGATAGAGGAGGATCAGCGCTTCATCCTCGCGTAGCAGCGCCGGCTTGTCCCCGTTGCCGGTCACTTCGGCCAGCGCCACCGGTTCAGGGCGGAGCGTCGCGAAGATGTCGGGCATTTGATCCTGCAGCCGGATCGTCGTTTTGGCGAGCATCTTGCCGGCGGCGGCGCGCTCTTCGAGCAGCCGGCCCCGGTCGGCGTCGCCCCCGGCGCCGCGCTGGGCGGCGCCGCCGATCGCCGCGTCGAGCGAAACGACGCGGTCGCGCGCCGCAACCCACGCGCCGAACAATTCACCCTTGCGGGCCCGTTCGGCCAGGGTGCGGGCCGCGGTTTCGCTGATCGCCGCGCTCGAAACCGAGGGGTGCGCGAGCTGGGCGACGGCGAACCCCGCCGCGCGACTGGCCGCATCGCCGCCTTGCGCGGGGTTCGCCCGATCGGTCCAGTAGAGTTTCAGCAGGTCGCTCGCCTTCAGGCTGATGAAATCGCTCAGGCTGCGCCGATAGTCGGCGTTCGCGCCCTCGGGGATCGCGGACAGCTCGGCGCGATATCCGGCCAGGACATCCTCATAATAGGGCCTGGCTTCGCTCGGCCGGCGCTGGATCCACAAAGCGACCCCCAGATTCTGCGCGAGCCGCAGCGTTTCGCGGTGGCTGGGGCCGAACCGCGCCTTGGCGATGTCGACCGCATGCCGGCGGATCGGCAGGGCATCGTCGAACCGGTCGAGAATCTGCAATGTATTGCCAAGATTCTCGATCAGCGCGGGATTGTCGGGATCGCCCGCCAGCGCGCGGCGATAGATGGTTTCGGCTTCGGCCGCGGTATCGCGCCTTTGCTGCAACAGGCTGGCCAGTTCGAGTTCGAAGCCATTGCCCTGCCCGGGCCCCATCGCCGCGATGACGCGCCGCTGATAGGCGATCGCTTCGCTCAGGTCGCTGCGGAAAACATTGTTTTTCCAGCCCCGTTCGAGCGAGGTCGATTTGGCGAGATTCCACAGCGTCATCCAGTTGCGCTTGTCGCTGCTCGCCGGGTCGGCCTCCTGCCGGGCGAGCACCGCGCGATACAGCGCCTCGACCCGCGGCGGGTCGGCCCCGTACAGCCGCTGCGAATAGAGGATGATGTTGCTGAGATCGTTGGCATTGGCGGTAGAAAGGATCGCTTCGAAGATGTCGAGCTCGCGCGAAAACCAGCTCGCGGCATCCTTGGCGCGCAGCTGTGCCGTGAGGTTGTTGCCGAGCGCTTCATAGACGTCGACCAACGCGAGCCGATTCACGTCGGGCATCGTCTGGATCAGCGTGACCGCCTCCTGGCGCAGCGGCTCGGCATCGACCGGGCGGCCTGCGGCCTCGAAAGTTGCGGCGAGTGCGCCGGCGCTCGATGCGACGATCGCCGGATAGTCGGCGAAGTGCCGGCGCGCCAGCGCGAGCGCCTCGGTGGCGTCGGTGATGGCGGCGTCGGGCTTTGCCTGCTCGCGTCGCAGCCCTGCCTGCGCGGTCAGCGCGGCAAACAGCGTGGCGGGTTGCGCGCGCTTGCGGCCGATCGCGACGAGGCGTGCGATGATTTGCTCGTTCTCGGCGCGTCCTTCGGGGGTCTTGCCATTATAGGCGAAGTGACAGAGCAGCGACATGAGCGGGCGGGCGGTGGCCGGATGGTCGGGGCCGTAGGTGCGTTCGTAGAGCTGAAGCAGCGCGCGTCGCGGGGCTTCCAGCGCGGGCTGCCAGGTCGTGTTGCAGGCTCTGTCGATCCCGACCTGGCTTTCGAGGGTGGCGATCTGGTCCTGTTCGGCGGATGTCGGCGCCGCGCGGTCGGGCGCGAGTTGCCGGGCGGCCTGTTCGGCCGGGATCATCGCCTCGCGCGGGACGAATTGCGCGGCCGACGGCGCAGCATATGTCGCAAGCGACACCGCAAGCCCCAGCAAAAGGCGGCGTCCGATCATGGCCCTGCTTAGCGCCGGGCCAGAGCCGAGTAAACGGGCCGGAAACGCAGCCGCGCGGCGATATTCCCGCGCGGCATTAACCAATTTTTATCCATGATTGCCCACAGCAATCGCTGAGCATGAATTTGCCTGTGGGGAATCAAATTATGTCCGACGCATCCGCGCCGAAAAATCGTCCGACCAGCGCCGATGTCGCGATCATCGGGGCAGGGCCGGCGGGACTGACCGCCGCCTATCTGCTGACCAAGGAAGGCTTTTCGGTCACCGTGATCGAGAAGGACCCGGCCTATGTCGGCGGGATCAGCCGCACGGTCGAGCATGAGGGGTTTCGCTTCGATATCGGCGGGCATCGCTTCTTTTCGAAGAGCCGCGAAGTCGTCGACCTGTGGAACGAGATATTGCCCGACGATTTCATCGAGCGGCCGCGGATGAGCCGCATCTATTATGAGGGCAAATTTTACAGCTATCCGCTGCGCGCGTTCGAGGCGCTGTGGAATCTGGGCATCGTCCGTTCGACGCTGTGCATGGCGAGCTATGCGCAGGCGAAGCTGTTTCCGAACAAGACGGTCCGCAGCTTCGAGGACTGGAC is drawn from Sphingopyxis sp. OPL5 and contains these coding sequences:
- a CDS encoding CHAT domain-containing tetratricopeptide repeat protein — its product is MIGRRLLLGLAVSLATYAAPSAAQFVPREAMIPAEQAARQLAPDRAAPTSAEQDQIATLESQVGIDRACNTTWQPALEAPRRALLQLYERTYGPDHPATARPLMSLLCHFAYNGKTPEGRAENEQIIARLVAIGRKRAQPATLFAALTAQAGLRREQAKPDAAITDATEALALARRHFADYPAIVASSAGALAATFEAAGRPVDAEPLRQEAVTLIQTMPDVNRLALVDVYEALGNNLTAQLRAKDAASWFSRELDIFEAILSTANANDLSNIILYSQRLYGADPPRVEALYRAVLARQEADPASSDKRNWMTLWNLAKSTSLERGWKNNVFRSDLSEAIAYQRRVIAAMGPGQGNGFELELASLLQQRRDTAAEAETIYRRALAGDPDNPALIENLGNTLQILDRFDDALPIRRHAVDIAKARFGPSHRETLRLAQNLGVALWIQRRPSEARPYYEDVLAGYRAELSAIPEGANADYRRSLSDFISLKASDLLKLYWTDRANPAQGGDAASRAAGFAVAQLAHPSVSSAAISETAARTLAERARKGELFGAWVAARDRVVSLDAAIGGAAQRGAGGDADRGRLLEERAAAGKMLAKTTIRLQDQMPDIFATLRPEPVALAEVTGNGDKPALLREDEALILLYPGMPDARGEMSRGIAFAVTRAGSAWTEIPIDGADLAQVVVDLHGQLSDRQNSGATERVPGEDLFDYLHYDRGAAYRVHQALFGDPAVAALLKDKGRWIIVPEGPLLALNFAALVSRPPAGGAAGDIDPAMLRATAWLGLERAIVVLPSVDALRTARRGRAMAWGPGKFYGVGDPAFRGIADPAPKASPDRIAVDSAARSATANILMAPRQSLYRGGVADPAMLAKLPRLDHSAAEIRTMAQLLGAPPDRQLLQLDATQARIERSSRDGTLGDSNIVLFATHALLGGSFDGTLAEPALALTPGARTGGEPADARNDGLLTASEVAELRFNAALVILSACDTAAGTRGGDGFSGLTRAFLLAGARAVLATYSPVNDEVGERMTTTAVARLKDKHGDIAAALREAMREIAADPSRDARGQSLAHPAAWAVYVAIDPS